The Sorangiineae bacterium MSr11954 DNA segment GCGGCTCGAAGGTCATCGTCGCGGGGCCATCGGGGAGCGACGCGAGGTCGAGCTCCGCGACGCTGAAACGATTTGTCGTCCCTGATACCGCACCAACCTTGATTGTAGCACCGCGGATCATGTTTCCTTCCCCATTCCCGGGGGCCCAGTGCACCGCCGTGCTGCCCGCGCGCGTAAAGAGGGCGCGCGTGGTCACTCGAAGCAGCTTGCGTTTCGGCGCAACCGTAACGGTCGGCGTTGCAGCCTTTTTCTTGGAGGGGGGCGTCTTCTTCGGTGGCGACATCGCGGAACCTTATGCGGTTGCTGCACCATCGTCGTCGGATGGGGTTTGATTGGGCTGACCGCGACCGGTAGGTATCGGCTTCTTGCCCCCATCGTGCCACTGCGTCAGATCGGCGCGGATATCCCAGATATCTCCGGTCGTTTCGAGCCCAAAATCGCTCTGATACCGAGCGACCCGCTCCTCGAGCGATGTCGCGTCGTAACCAAGATGGCGGAGCCGCTGCTCGCCTCCATCGTCATCATCGGCGAGCAGCAGCGATGCGGTTTGCTCGAAGCGAAAATCCGGCCAATCCTTGGCGCGCCATCGAACGTCGCACGAATCGGGGACCGCGTCGACGCTGACCTCGACCCACCCTCCGCCATCGGCCACCCGGTCCATGGGCGTGATCCCCGGTCCAGTAATGCGAACGATCGCTCCTGCCATTGGCAGTCTTGCCTCATCGAGCACGCGAACACGGAATTTTTCCTTTTTGCGGTCATCCGGCGGTTTCGGCTCGGGCGGAGGGTCGTCTTTTCGGTCGTCCTCGCTCGGAAACGGCCACGGCGCCTCGTACCGCTCGAACGCGAGCGCCCCCCCGATCACAGCGTCGTAGAGTACATTGCTCAGCTCCTCGGCAAATCCGTCGAGCAGCCGGCGCGGATCATCCGTTGGATCCGGTAAAAGCTCTGCCAAGTCCGAGCCTGTCAGCGCGTCATAAATTGCGATGAGCCCGCGGGCTTGCTCGTCGTCCTTGGCACCTGATTCGTCAAACGCGAAATAGATGAGTTGAGGGATTGGGTCGTCGCGAAGCGCATCCCTCGAAACGGGCGCTTCGGCCGCGCGCTCCTCCACGGGCACGACCCGGAACCGCCACTCGTTCATGAACGTGTCGGTAATAATCCAAGAACCCCAAAAGGTCGCCACTGCGCTTTTCGACGCTAGCTCGTTCCCGCCGAGCGTCGCAAGACGCTTGACGGAAACTTGCATAACGTCTCCGGGGGCACGATGTTTCGGGCAATGGTAAGTGCCCTCGATGTCGGAAGTTCACTTTTTGGAATGGTTCATGACGACATCGGATACGAGCTGACGATCGTCAACGTGAAAGACTCCCTCCTCCGCGTCGCGTCATTCGAGGCGGTCGAGGAGCTCTCGAGCATCTTCGCGTACACCATCGTCGTCGCCACCGATCCCGATCCCGAAGCCATCGCGAGCCTCGAAGCGGCCTTGGGGAGCGATGCGCGTTTTGCGGTCACGAAGGGTGGGGACGTCTCGCGCATCGTTCATGGCATCATCACCCGTGTGCAGCCCGACGGAGCCTTCAAGGGAGAGACCCAGGCCCGCGTCGTGTTCGTGCTCGAGCCCCGCCTGGCCAATCTCCGCCACCGCGGCGGATTCCGAATCTTTCAAAATATGGCGATGCACGAAATCGTGCTCGCGCTCTGCGACTCGGAGCAAATCAAATGCAGCTGGCTCATCAAAGGACGGCCGCCGAAGCGCGAGTACTGCACACAGTTCAACGAGAGCGACTTCGCCTTCATCCGCCGTCTGGCGAGCGACGAAGGCATGCATTTCTACTTCACGCACGACGACGAGGAGACCACGCTGACCTTCGCGAACGATCCCGGCGGCTACCCCGAAATCGAACCAAAGATTCGCATTCCATTCAACGATACGATCGGCGCCGTGGATTCCGAGCACGTACGCAGCATCCGGCGTTCGCAAAACGTCCGCGTCGGCGCGTTCGAACATCGCGATTACAACTTTCTCGAACCGAACAACCCGCTGGTCGCTCGCGCGGAGACCGCGGGAAAAGAGACCGCCGCCAACTCACACAAACGCGAATTTCGAGATTATCCCGGCTGGTCCGTCCAAAAGGACGGGGAAGGTAAAGCGCGCGCCCAAATGCGCCTGGACGAGCTGCGCTCGGATGCCTCGGTCGTCGCCGGCACGGCGCTCTCGCTCCGCCTCTCTCCAGGCCGCACGTTCACGCTCGAGGGGCACCGAGAGGATGGGTTCAATCGCAAGCTGCTCGTCACCGGCGTGCGCATGAGCGGCGCGGTGCAGGGAGCGCTTCGAGACGGGAGCGGGGTTCGCGGCGGCACGAGGCCGACGGAGTTCAAGGCGGTGCCCGCGGAGGTGACCATTCATCCAAAACGGCGGCCCAAGCCGCAGAGCCGCTTGCAGAGCGCACGCGTGGTCGGGCCCAAGGACGGCGATCCCTACGTGGATGAGCGCGGGCGGGTCAAAGTGCAATTCTTCTGGGATCGCGATGGCAAGTTCGATGAGAACAGCTCGTGCTGGATCCGAATGATGACGCCGGCGGCGCACTTGGACGAGGGGTTCTGGCAGGCGCACAAAGTGGGCTCGGAGGTCGTCGTCGGGTTCATCGACGATGACATCGATCGACCGATGATCCTCGGGGCCGTGTACAACACGGTGCAGCCTCAGCTTTATCCGCTGCCCGCGCAGGTCGCGAAGAGCGTGTGGCGCACGAACAGCATCCCCGGAAACAAGGGGTTCAACGAGATAACCCAGGACAATACGGCGGGGCGCGAGGTCATTTTTTTGCACGCGCAGAAGGATCACAAGGAGGTGGTGCTTCACAACCATATGGAGAGCATCGGTGCGAACCAAACCTCGTCGGTAGGCGCGAACCAGACTGTTTCCGTGGGCGCGAACCGATCGGTATCCGTCGGCGCCAATCACACAGTGACGGTGACCGCCAACGAGACGAACACCGTTCATGGCAAGCGGACCGAAAAAGTCGATACCGGAGAAGACGTGACCGTCAAGGCGGGCCGCACCCACACCGTGGAGACGGGGGACGAGAAGCTGTCGGTCAAAGCTGGGAAGCGAGCGGTGAGCGTCAGCGCGGAGGATTCGCTCACGGCGGACTCGAAGAAGGACAAAGTCACGACCACGTTCGACTTGGATGCCGGGACGTCGATCACCATCCATCACGGCAAGGATTCGACGTTGACCCTGAAGGAGAATACCGCGGAGCTGAACACCGCGAAGGAGATCAAGCTCACCAACTCGAAGAGCACGATCACCCTGAAGGAGGGGGTCCTCTCGATCGAGGCCACCGACGAGATCGCGCTCAAGGCGGGGCCCGCGAGCATTTCGCTCAAGAATGACGGCACCGTCACCATCTCGGGGGCTACGAAGGTGGGCATCGGATGCCAATCCTCGACGGTAAACCTGGAACCGGCGCAAGCGGTGGTGAATGGCGCCGCGGTCAATGTCACGGCGTCGGGGGTGATGGAAATCTCGGGCGCCATGATCAAGATCAACTAACCTCATGGTCCATCCCCTCGAAGAGCTGAACGACGCGCTCGGATCGTTCGTCGCGCAGGGCGAGCGATTCGGCCTCTTGCTCACCACGCGCGACGAGGAGGTCCCTCTCGTCGTCAAAGCGCTCGACGCGCTCGACGAGCAGTCGCCGCCCGACGTGTTCTTCGTCGACGCGACCCCTGTCCGAAACGGCAAACAATACGCGGACGACGTCGTACGCAACGCCTGGGCACAGCTCGTGGAGGTCAACGCCGAGCGGCGAGCACGGGGGCAGCCGCCGCTCGCCGAAGTCCCTGGTATGTGTTGGTCGGAGCAGTACACGCCCATGCAGCGCCTCGCGGCGTTGATCCGGCACATGCTCACGTGGTTGCCACCGGATGGTGACCATCGCCTGATCGTCGCGCTGCTGCCGGCGAGCATCCACGATCGCGACGCGCACGCGCGGATCGTCGGCGCGCTCCTCCCGTTTGGAGACTACGAGCCTTGGATGACCAGCATCCGCGTCGTCGTGCGCGACGATGGCGCCGTGCCGTTTGCTGCGACCGCTCTGCGAACTGCGGGTGTGAGGAACGTGCTCCTCTACACGACGCGCGTGACCGTCGCGGGCATCGCGGACGCCATCGCGAGCGACGCCGCGAACACGGATCTTTCACCGGTGCGCCGGATCAACGCGCTCTTGCAATGCGCGGGATTCGACTTGGCGCTCGGACGATACAATGCCGCGCTCGACAAATATGGAGTCCTCTATACGTACTACGATCGGCATGGCGTGCCCGAGATGAAGGCGGTGGTCGTTCAGGGCGTCGGCGACGTGATGTTTCGGATCGGCCGCTTCCCCGCCGCGCGCGACAAGTACCTGCAGGCGCTCGAGATCGCGAGCGAGGCGAGGTCGCTCATGCTCATCATGCATATCTGCGCAGCTTTGGGCGACGCCGACCTTCGACTGCAGGGGTACGCGGAGGCGGCGAAGACATACGCCATCGGGGCGGCGGCCGCGGAAAAATTGGGGAACGGCTTCGCGCGCGCCGACCTGCTCGAGAAGTGCGGACAGGCTCACGCCACGCTGGGGGACCTGCGGGGGGCGGGGGAGGCCTGGACGCAGGCCGCGGTGACGGCTCGAGAGGTGTCGTACGATCCGCGACTGGGCACGGTCCTGGAGCGCCTGCGCGATCTGTGTGCGCGCGGGGGGTATCACGATTTGGCGGCCGACTACGATCGCGAGCTTCGGGAAGTGCGGCGGAGGAGCGGAGCATGAACCAGCACGGACATGGCCGAGCGCAACCGGGACAAGGCCCGCAAGGGCAGCCACCGGCGCCGATTCTGCAGAAAGAGTCCGGCAATGTGATGACCAATGCCGTGGCCGACGTGGTCAATCAGACGGTCGCGCCATTTCAAAACTTGAGCAATCCAAACGTGAGCGTGCTCGACAAGGCGTCCGGGGTGGTCGGCGCCGCCTTCGCGCTCAAGCAAGCGCCGGCCGATCTGGCGAACAACGCCTTTGCCCGCGCGACCAATGGGATCGCGAAGGCGCTTCCGTCGTTTCCAGCGGCGGTCGTCGGAATGCCCGTGGTTGGTATTCCGCACACGCATTCTCACCCGCCCGCCATGCCACTTCCGCTGCCGGGCATTGGCGTGATCACGACGTTTTGCCCGACGGTGTTGATCGGCGGTCTCCCCGCCGCCCGCTCCGGTGACTACGGCCTGGGGCCCACCTGTGGTTCGGTGATGCCTATTCTCGAAATCTTCACGGGCTCGAGCAAGGTGTTCATCGGTGGTGCGCGCGCGGCGCGCATGAGCGACTTCACGCGTCAATGCACACCTGCGCCTCCCGCGGGCAAGGCGGCCGGTGCCATGTCGAAAATGGCGAAGGCGAAGGCGCTCGCGGGCAAGGTGGCGCCGTATATTCCGCAGGTGATGGGCCTCGCCGGCGCGGGAATGAAGGCGAAGGAGGCCGCGTCGGCGGCGGATGCGGCCGATGCCGCCGCCGACGGGGCCGAAGCAGGGACCGAGGCGGCCGTGGAAGCCGCGGCCGAGGCACAATCCGCAGCGGCGGAAGCCTCGGGCGCCGCCCTCGCCGCCGCGATGATGGGCGCCGACATCGCGATGGGGGCCGCGGCGGCGGCGATGGGCAATTTGATGGGAAAAGACCCCGGCGCGCCACCCTGCATCGGGATGGTGATGATGGGTGTACCCAATGTGCTCATCGGCGGATTTCCAATGCCGAGTTGGAGCGACGTCGCAAAGGGTCTGAAGAAGCTGATCGCCAAACTCCAACGAGGGCGCCGCGGCGGCAAGGCACGCGGAAAACGATTCTGCTTCAACTGCATGTGAGCACGGCCGAACGAAGGGGCGTCAAGTCATCTTGTCGTCATGCTCCAAACAACGCCCCGCGTAACCCGCCATATCGTGGCGCGGGCCGTGCAAGTGTCGCTCGGACAGCGAATTCACTTTTTTGGGTTTCGCCAAGTTCTCTCTTGTTTGGCGATCCGCAGACCCCATCCCCCGTGGACCGGCATCGGTCCATGTGGATCGTCCGTGATCAGGTTTCGCACCTCTCCGTTGCCCATCGTTCGCCGGCGACTCTCGTGCCTCCCAACCCTCTCGTCGACCGCATCTACGAAGCATTCGACGTGCTCATGCGAGAGCTAGCACCGCTGGCCGGCCTACACCCGAATCCAGAAGACCGACAGAAGCGCGCGTCGTTATTTCAGCATCATACCGCGATTGCGGGCGAGGATCCGGTGCTCGCGACGTGGATGCAATTTCTCACGCGCATCGGCGAGTCGGTGGCGATCGGTGGAGATGTCGAGTTGCTGCAACAGGCCATTGCGCTCGGGGACACACATCCGATTACGCTCGCGGCCGAGCAGTGGTTGCGCATCGTTGGATTCGACAAGCCCTACTTTCGTTTGCTCAATCGGCCCGCCGGAAAGGGCCCGCCGGTGCCGCGGATGACGCTCACGAAGGACGCGCGAGTCGGTGTGGCCACCAGCGGCGATGGCCGCACGATCGTCACCCTCGATGGCGATCGTGCGGCGGTCTACGATGCCCGCGAAGGTACCCATCGACGCTCGTTCAAGCTGCGGCATGCCGAAGGGGCCCGGAGGCTGGCGATTGCGGCCGATGGCCGACGGCTGCTCACGGGGTTCGGGTACGACGACGTTCATGTGCGGATGTACGACCTCGAAGCGGGGAAGGAGATTCGGCGATTCGCAGGTGACAACGATGCCCAAACCCCCGTGCTCCTCCCGGATGGACGCCATATGTTGGGCGCCGACGGCGCGCTTCATCTCTGGGACCTCGACACCACGAAGAAGAAGCCGACACCCCTATGGTCCGTATTCGCGCCTCCAGGCTACTTCATGCCCGCCGTTCACCCGAACGGTCAATGGTGCGTGTTGCGATTGCGGGACAAGCTGCATATCCGATCGATCGCCGACGGCGCGCTCATTCGTGAGGTACCGCTTTCGTTCGGTTTCGATGTCCTTGGCATGGGATTCGACGCAGCGTGCGCGATTCTTCCGGATGGGAAGCGCAGCCTGTGGGTCATGGACTCCCAACAATCGGTCGTCCAGGTCATCGATCTCGAAACGGGCGAGCGGCTGACGACCCTGGAAGGCCACAGACTGCCGATCACCGCGCTGGCGCTCGCGCCAAACGGCGCGCGGTTCGCGACGATTGCGAAGGATGGCGCCTTGCGCGTATGGGACACTGCATCCCTTCGTCGTTCGTGGATGGTGACGGCACACCAGGGCGAGGGGACCGGTGCAGCCTTTCTCGATGACGACACCATCGTGACCACAGGGACCGACGGCGTAGCATACGTTTGGCACATCGACGACGACGAGCAGCCCGCGATGGACGTTCGCGAGCCGAGCGACAATGTCATCGTGGGACGAGCCACGCCGGACGGGCGGCATCTGTTCGCGCTTCATGCGGATGGATTCTTGCGCGAATGGACGACCGCCACGGGAACGTGCTCGCGTCGGTTCGACGCGTCGACGGTCCCGCGTGACGGCACGTTTCGACTGTGGTTCCCGCGCGAGGGACATTACCTCTTGCTCACCCGTGATGGCGCGGAGGACAAGCTCTTTCCGGCCATCGGCCCCCCCATCGAGGCGACGGTCTTTCGCTTCGATCGCGAGACGGGCGAATGCCATCTTCTTTACCGCGCGGATGAAGTACCGACCGAGGGAATCGTTCCCGTCGACGAAAATACAATCTACGTCGGCCGCGAGCGATCGCGAGGTGTATGGCGCGTCGCGCTCGCTCCCCCGGGGCCGCCCTCCAAGGAGTTGATCGCGCAAGGTTCGCTGCCCGCGCGAACCCTGGTGGCGAAGCGTTGGTCGACGTCCCTCCATGGCAATCACCTCACCGTCTTCGACACGGAGAACCCAACGGCGGGAGCCAAGACGATGGCGGAGGCGGTGAAAGGGATCTTTTCGACCGTCCGGGCGCATGTCGGGCCGGATCGTACGTGGTTGGCGGCTGCGTCGACGAACACCCAGATCACGATCGTGCAGCTCCCGGATGGCTCACCTCGGGGGACCTTCGGCGGTGGCGGAGCTCCGCTGGTGCGACCCGCGGCCGTCGCGTTTTCTGCGAATGGCACGGAGGTCTATGGCGCATCTCCCGAGGGTGAGCTCGTCGAATGGTCGCTGGAGAGCGGAACGACACGTTCGTGGCAGCTGCCAGACGCCCCCGTTCATGGGCTCGCGACACATCCCTCGCTTGGCCCGCGTGTGGCCGCGCAGACGAAGGCCGCCATCGCGTTGCTCGACACCCGGAGCGGTGAGCTCGTAGCCCGCATGGAATACCCGAGCGCCTCGAACGTGGACAGCTTCAGCCCCATCGTTTGCGAAGAGACGCTGGCGCTCCAAATGGATAGCCGGCTGCTCTTTCTGCGCTTCGAGAGCAGCACGCCGCCAGCGTGATTTCCCTCGCGCAGCGCGCGGAGACGTCAACACGTGGCTTCGGGCGGCGGATTGAAGGTGTGCTCTTCGTCGGGCGGATAGAACACCTTCACCTGGCGCTTCGACCTGTCGGCGAGCGTCCGCGCGAGGCCCGCGTCGGCGTCGATGCCCACCGCCGGCTTGCACGTCGGGCAGGGTGCTTTGCTAATCCGGAGCGTAATGGGATCCGGATGCCCAGCCCGCAACGTATGATCATCCAACTTGAGAAGCCCGGCGAACGCGTTCATCTCCGAATGCCACCACCGACTGCCGATCCCTTCGGTCCCTTTGGATGTATGACCTTTTTCAGGATCATGCCCGATGTCCTTGCCGGTTCCGTTGAATACGACCTTGTCCGGGCCCACGCCTTTCACCTCCGTGATGGTCGCGTTGTCCGGTGTGAGCTCCATCTTCGTCCACTCGCTGTCGCCGGACTTTTTGTGCTTGAGGTGATCGACCTCGTATTTGTCCGGCCCCAGCTTCCGCGCGACTCTCCCACCATCCGCCTCGAACAACCTCGGATCCTCGGTGGATTGCTCGTACCACCCCACGCGCCCGGCGGCGATCCCCAGCGCGTCGGCCTCGTAGAATGGGCTGCGCACGGGAGCGTAGGGGTTCCAGCCACCATAAATGTCGATAGGATCGGGGGAGAGATACCGGCCAATGTCGGGATCGTAGTATCGGCAGATATTGTAGTGGAGCCCCGTCTCGTCGTCGTACCATTGGCCCGCGAACGGCTCGCGGCCGAGGCCCGCGCGAAACGCCTCTCCCCAGGTACCTTTGGAGGCAGCCCACTCGAGCTCACCCTTCGTATTCACGATCTCGCTCACGGCGTGGACTTGATCGGGGAGGATATAGTGGACCTGCCCGTCGTCGCGCAGCACTGGTGCGCTATCGTGCGGATTGTAGGCCAGGCGCTCCACGGGCTTTCCATCGCGCCACACCTGCACGAGCCGCGCGAAGTCCCAAACGAATCGCCAAACTTGCCCGTCCGGTCCGCGCTTCTCGATGCGCCGGCCGCATCCGTCGTATCGATAATGCCATGTGCGTCCATCCGGGGCCGCGGCCGCGACCAGCTGCCCCCGCGCGTTCCATTCGAACCGGAACGTCCGCGCACCCTTGGCGTCCGTGTCGATTTTCGTGACGACGCAGCCATTCGCGTCGTACTCGTATTCCAGCGTGCGGCCGATGGACTCCACCCGTGCGAGGCGGCCGTTCTCGTCGTAGAAGGTCGACGCCAATGTCGCGTTGAAATGCGGCGCCACCTGATGAAGCGGGTTGCGCGCTCGAAGCGCGGCGAGCATCTCGGCGCCGCGCGAACCGTGCGCCTGCGCGAAGCGATTGCCTTCTCCATCCACCTCGTAGAAGTCGCACGGGCCGTTGCCTCGTTGACGAAGGACTCCGGTCAAGCTGCCGTTCGCGTCGTGAACGAAGTGGGACAGGCCGCGGAGGGTATCGTTGATGCCCGACACGATGCCGCGCGCGTCGTAGGCGAAGCTGCGCCCGAAATGCCTGGCCTCGCCGGAGGCTCGCCATGGCGTGAACACCTGCGAAAGCACGCGCCCCAACGGGTCGTACGTTTGCTCGAAGGAGCCCGCGCCCGGGAGGCTGCGGGCCACCTCGCGCCCGAGCGCGTCGTACCGGAAGGCCACATCGAGCTCACCCCGCCGGAGCGCGAGGAGGAGGTTGTCGGCGGACCACGCGTAGCGGGTCTCGTCGCCCGCGGCATCGAGGCGTACGGGCCGCCCGAGCTCATCGAAATCCCGCTCGATGACGACACCGTCTTGGACTTCGCGATGGGGTAGTCCGCGCGTGTCGTAGTCGAGGGTCATCGTCGCGTCGGGTCCCTCGATGGACGCGAGCTGCCCACCCGCCGCATATCGGTACTGCGTTTGACCGTCCGGACACGTGCGCTTCGAAACGCGCCCCGCGCTGTCGTAGTCGTATTCGAAGCGCTGTCCCTTGGCGTCGACCAGCGCGGCGACGTACGTTCCCTTCCATTCGATGGCGATGCGGCGGCCGTCGAACGTTCGCCGCTCGATGATGCGGTGATCCGCGTCGTAGCGCACGGCGAGCTCTCGCCCGAGCGAGTTTCGCATCGCGACCAGCTCACCGGGCTCGGTCCCCCAGAAGATGTGAACGCGCTGACCGCCCGGGCGCACGATCTCGGTCGGCTGACCGCACGTGTTGAACCGCACCGTCTCCACGGCGCCGTCGGGGAATTTGGTCCGCAGCACGTTCTCCGATGGATCGTAGTCGTTCTCCCAAACGCGACCATCGGGATCCGTGAGGCGCGCGAGCCTTCCGCGAGCATCGTAGTCGAGTCGAGCTACGGCGCCGAGCGGGTCGGTCGCCGTGACGGTCTGCCCCATGACGTTGTGCGCGTACGACCACGTCTTGCCGCTGAAATTGGACTCCGCGATGGTGTTACCCTGGGAATCGTATACGAACGTGCGT contains these protein-coding regions:
- a CDS encoding peptidoglycan-binding protein, coding for MNEWRFRVVPVEERAAEAPVSRDALRDDPIPQLIYFAFDESGAKDDEQARGLIAIYDALTGSDLAELLPDPTDDPRRLLDGFAEELSNVLYDAVIGGALAFERYEAPWPFPSEDDRKDDPPPEPKPPDDRKKEKFRVRVLDEARLPMAGAIVRITGPGITPMDRVADGGGWVEVSVDAVPDSCDVRWRAKDWPDFRFEQTASLLLADDDDGGEQRLRHLGYDATSLEERVARYQSDFGLETTGDIWDIRADLTQWHDGGKKPIPTGRGQPNQTPSDDDGAATA
- the vgrG gene encoding type VI secretion system tip protein VgrG; its protein translation is MVHDDIGYELTIVNVKDSLLRVASFEAVEELSSIFAYTIVVATDPDPEAIASLEAALGSDARFAVTKGGDVSRIVHGIITRVQPDGAFKGETQARVVFVLEPRLANLRHRGGFRIFQNMAMHEIVLALCDSEQIKCSWLIKGRPPKREYCTQFNESDFAFIRRLASDEGMHFYFTHDDEETTLTFANDPGGYPEIEPKIRIPFNDTIGAVDSEHVRSIRRSQNVRVGAFEHRDYNFLEPNNPLVARAETAGKETAANSHKREFRDYPGWSVQKDGEGKARAQMRLDELRSDASVVAGTALSLRLSPGRTFTLEGHREDGFNRKLLVTGVRMSGAVQGALRDGSGVRGGTRPTEFKAVPAEVTIHPKRRPKPQSRLQSARVVGPKDGDPYVDERGRVKVQFFWDRDGKFDENSSCWIRMMTPAAHLDEGFWQAHKVGSEVVVGFIDDDIDRPMILGAVYNTVQPQLYPLPAQVAKSVWRTNSIPGNKGFNEITQDNTAGREVIFLHAQKDHKEVVLHNHMESIGANQTSSVGANQTVSVGANRSVSVGANHTVTVTANETNTVHGKRTEKVDTGEDVTVKAGRTHTVETGDEKLSVKAGKRAVSVSAEDSLTADSKKDKVTTTFDLDAGTSITIHHGKDSTLTLKENTAELNTAKEIKLTNSKSTITLKEGVLSIEATDEIALKAGPASISLKNDGTVTISGATKVGIGCQSSTVNLEPAQAVVNGAAVNVTASGVMEISGAMIKIN
- a CDS encoding PAAR domain-containing protein, translated to MNQHGHGRAQPGQGPQGQPPAPILQKESGNVMTNAVADVVNQTVAPFQNLSNPNVSVLDKASGVVGAAFALKQAPADLANNAFARATNGIAKALPSFPAAVVGMPVVGIPHTHSHPPAMPLPLPGIGVITTFCPTVLIGGLPAARSGDYGLGPTCGSVMPILEIFTGSSKVFIGGARAARMSDFTRQCTPAPPAGKAAGAMSKMAKAKALAGKVAPYIPQVMGLAGAGMKAKEAASAADAADAAADGAEAGTEAAVEAAAEAQSAAAEASGAALAAAMMGADIAMGAAAAAMGNLMGKDPGAPPCIGMVMMGVPNVLIGGFPMPSWSDVAKGLKKLIAKLQRGRRGGKARGKRFCFNCM
- a CDS encoding DUF6531 domain-containing protein, coding for MGAGAAGGRTGRIAVGHPVDVASGAFFSESVDIALPGVLPLVSDRMYNTSFLRAETGPLVPAAQDAPLLPFGPGWRAGWQIELRRTLDGFVYVRHDGISYQFIERRDIPFEQAGILVSPADGLELRSLDLDHLRLVGFGSHRAPNSLLFRRRNRGTVYDLLAVERTSLARLEYVHDSAGRVIGVFQRREQRELLLQYDEWGRVIRVDLRLPDKSTRFGAGYVYNRAGQLAEVHDPEGPFETYEYDPSGRLVREVRRGGSVYTMRYRNDGRCYYVSGADRFQERTIQFDTEKNATTVYDSHGAPTVYECNAGGQVLQVTSPLGNRVRYEYDELGREVAATSVNGAMVRKQYDELGHVAKREYPDGRAVTYTYDDHHRVAGVFDSSGIRFRLRYDDEHNVTELEVEGQKPWKYAYNAYGERVAVENPMRAKRTFVYDSQGNTIAESNFSGKTWSYAHNVMGQTVTATDPLGAVARLDYDARGRLARLTDPDGRVWENDYDPSENVLRTKFPDGAVETVRFNTCGQPTEIVRPGGQRVHIFWGTEPGELVAMRNSLGRELAVRYDADHRIIERRTFDGRRIAIEWKGTYVAALVDAKGQRFEYDYDSAGRVSKRTCPDGQTQYRYAAGGQLASIEGPDATMTLDYDTRGLPHREVQDGVVIERDFDELGRPVRLDAAGDETRYAWSADNLLLALRRGELDVAFRYDALGREVARSLPGAGSFEQTYDPLGRVLSQVFTPWRASGEARHFGRSFAYDARGIVSGINDTLRGLSHFVHDANGSLTGVLRQRGNGPCDFYEVDGEGNRFAQAHGSRGAEMLAALRARNPLHQVAPHFNATLASTFYDENGRLARVESIGRTLEYEYDANGCVVTKIDTDAKGARTFRFEWNARGQLVAAAAPDGRTWHYRYDGCGRRIEKRGPDGQVWRFVWDFARLVQVWRDGKPVERLAYNPHDSAPVLRDDGQVHYILPDQVHAVSEIVNTKGELEWAASKGTWGEAFRAGLGREPFAGQWYDDETGLHYNICRYYDPDIGRYLSPDPIDIYGGWNPYAPVRSPFYEADALGIAAGRVGWYEQSTEDPRLFEADGGRVARKLGPDKYEVDHLKHKKSGDSEWTKMELTPDNATITEVKGVGPDKVVFNGTGKDIGHDPEKGHTSKGTEGIGSRWWHSEMNAFAGLLKLDDHTLRAGHPDPITLRISKAPCPTCKPAVGIDADAGLARTLADRSKRQVKVFYPPDEEHTFNPPPEATC